The following proteins are encoded in a genomic region of Candidatus Dechloromonas phosphoritropha:
- a CDS encoding peroxiredoxin, with amino-acid sequence MLKVGDYAPAFSLPDADMARIDLASYRGGKHVVLFFYPKDGTPGCTMEATDFSDHEEEFERQDCVLFGISRDECLKHAEFRDKEGIGTELLSDTEGVVCKKYGVWQARQVDGHRKFGVARSTFIIDKSGVIRHALYNVNYKGHALKVLRLVKELNS; translated from the coding sequence CGCACCGGCGTTCTCATTGCCGGATGCCGATATGGCCAGGATCGATCTCGCAAGTTACCGGGGTGGGAAGCACGTCGTTCTCTTCTTCTACCCCAAGGACGGGACGCCCGGGTGCACGATGGAGGCCACCGACTTTTCGGATCACGAGGAGGAATTCGAGCGTCAGGATTGCGTGCTCTTTGGAATAAGTCGCGATGAATGCCTGAAACACGCCGAGTTTCGCGATAAAGAAGGCATCGGCACTGAGTTGCTGTCCGATACGGAAGGCGTCGTCTGCAAGAAATACGGCGTCTGGCAGGCCCGTCAAGTGGATGGCCACCGGAAGTTTGGGGTCGCTCGCTCCACGTTTATCATCGACAAGTCCGGCGTGATTCGTCACGCCCTCTACAACGTCAATTACAAGGGCCACGCACTGAAAGTGCTGCGCCTCGTCAAGGAACTCAATTCATGA
- a CDS encoding peptidylprolyl isomerase translates to MQVARNSVITLDYHVTDPDGEVVDEGREPLVYLHGGYEDIFPKIEEALQGKKIGESVNVKLQPDEAFGDYDAEMVQVEPRKDFPKELEVGMQFEGGPEEGDDDDFVIYRVTEIADDKVVLDGNHPLAGMALIFTCTVTAIRDASAEELEHGHVHSGDNDEETCH, encoded by the coding sequence ATGCAGGTTGCCAGGAATTCCGTCATTACCCTCGACTATCACGTCACCGATCCCGATGGTGAAGTGGTGGACGAAGGGCGTGAGCCGCTCGTCTATCTGCATGGGGGTTATGAAGATATTTTCCCGAAGATCGAGGAAGCCCTGCAAGGCAAGAAAATCGGTGAATCGGTCAATGTAAAGCTGCAGCCGGACGAAGCGTTTGGTGATTACGACGCCGAAATGGTCCAGGTCGAGCCGCGCAAGGATTTCCCCAAGGAACTCGAGGTCGGCATGCAGTTTGAGGGTGGACCGGAAGAGGGCGATGACGACGATTTCGTCATCTATCGCGTGACCGAGATCGCCGATGACAAGGTGGTGCTCGACGGCAACCATCCGCTGGCCGGCATGGCGCTGATTTTCACCTGCACGGTGACGGCGATTCGGGATGCCAGTGCCGAGGAACTGGAACACGGTCATGTCCACAGCGGGGACAATGACGAGGAAACCTGTCACTGA